The Coriobacteriia bacterium genome contains the following window.
CTCTACAAGCTCAACGCCCGCAAGAACCCGAGATGGAAAGAGGAGGTGAAGGCGTCCGACGTCGAGTACCTTTATTGTGAGGCAACGAATCAGTCGCTCGAGTACCTTTTATTCTGAGGCATCACGGTCGGCGCGCCCTCAACGCCTCAGGGTGACCTCACCGGAACTCACGCGCGCCGTGCCGTCCGGGGTGAGGACGAGCAGGCGCCCGGCGTCGTCGACGCCGTCGGCCTTCCCCGCCGTCACGATCGCCCCGGTCCCGTCTCGCACCTCGACGCTCGTCCCCGCAAGCGCGTCGAAGCGGCGGTACTCCGGTACGAGAGCGCCGAAGCCTCCGGCCAGCATCTCCACGTACGCGCGCGCGAGCCCGTCGAGGACGGCGGCCGCGACCTCGGCGAGACGCACTTCGGGAAGGGCGTCGACGAGGTACGCCGCACCCGGGAACCGCTCCGCGGGCGGATGGACGTCGACGCCGCACCCCGCCACGACCCACTCGACGCGGTCCGCCTCGGCCGACATCTCGAGCAGGACCCCGGCCACCTTGTCGCCGCCGAGCATGACGTCGTTCGGCCACTTCACGCCGACGTCGGCCCCGAGCGCCCGGAGCCCCCGGGCGATGCCGAGCGCCGTCGCCGGGGACAGCGCCGACACCGCGGCGGCCGGCATCGGCGGCCGGAGCAACGCCGAGACGTACACCCCGCCCGGCGGCGACGACCACTCGCGCCCGAGACGGCCGCGCCCGGCTGTCTGCTCGGCCGCGAGGACCGCCGTCCCTTCCGGCGCACCGGCACGGGCCAGCGCCTTGCAGTCGTCGTTCGTGGACTCGGTGACCATGCCGCCTTCGAGTCTCGACCAGATCGCGCTGCGCAGGAGTGATGCCACCTCGTCCGGCAGGGGAAGGTCTGGCGCGGAGACCAGCGTGTAGCCCGAGCCCGGAGACGCGGCGATCCCATACCCGGCCGCCACGAGCGCGGCCACGTGCTTGGCGACCGCCGCGCGGCTGACCCCGAGCGCTCGGGCGAGCGCCTCGCCGGAGACCCCGGCCGCGCCGGCCTCCCGCAGTGCCTCGAGCACGGCGCGACGGCGCGACCGCGCGGCGTCAGTCGCGCTCACCATGCACCTCGTCCTCGATGCGCTCGAGGAGTTCCTCGTCGGAGATCCCCAGCGCGACCGTCGCGGCCCCCTGGCGGACGACGACCCTTCGACGCCCGAAGACCGCGAGACCGACGAGCGCGGCGACCAGTACCAGCCCCGCGATGCCCATCCGCGAGACCGCGCGCAGCGCGACGTCGAAGTTGCGTCCGGCGAGGAACCCTATCGCGCACATGACGCTCGTGTAGAGAACGGCGCCGAGCACCGTCCACAGCTCGAACCAGTAGACGCCCATCTTCGAGACGCCCGCGATCATCGGCACGAAGTTCTTCACGCCGGCGGCGAAGCGTGCGAGGAGCACGGTCTTCGAGCCGTAACGGTAGAAGTACTCCTCGGCGGAGCGGATGCGGCGTTCCGAGACGTGGAACCGATGGCCGTAGCGCAGGAGCGCATCGCGTCCCCCCGCCCTCCCCAGCTGGTACGACAGGTTGCTCCCAATGACGGAGCCCGTCACCGCCGCCGCCCACACGCCGGCCAGCGCCGCGAAGCGCCCGTCGCCCTGCGCCGCCATGAACGCCGCCGCCATGACGACGATCTCCCCGGGGGTGAACGACCCGACGATGAAGATGTTCTCGAGCACCGCCACGATGAGGACGATGGGAGGCCCGTACGCGCCGAGGAGCCCCAGGGCCCAGTCGACGGCGACGACGCCGGTCAGCGGTGTGGTCACGGCGCCGGTACTACTCCTTCGGCTTCGCGCCGAACCGGGAGGCGAACGCCTCGGCGGCGGAGACGAAATCGGAGGGCAGGACCACGATCGTCGTGGTGTTCTGTTCCGCGCCCACCTCGGTGATCATCTGCATGCGGCGAAGCTCGAGGGCCATCGGGTTCTCGGCGATCATGCGCGACGCCTGCGCGAGTTTCACGGACGACTCCTGCTCGGCCTCGGCCTTGATGATGCGGGCGCGCTTCTCGCGCATCGCCTGCGCCTCCTGCGCCATCGCCCGCTGCATGCTCTCGGGTATCTCGACGTCCTTCATCTCGACCATCTCGACCTTGATGCCCCACGGGTCGGTCGCCTTGTCGACGATCTCCTGCAGCGCGACGTTGATCTTGTCCCGCTCCTTGAGGACCTCGTCGAGCACGTGCTGCCCGATGATGTTGCGAAGCGACGTGAGCGCGACCTGGTACGTCGCGGTGTAGTAGTTGTTCACCGAGAGGATGGCCTTCTCGGGATCGAAGATGCTGAACCAGAGTACGGCGTTCACCTTGATGGTGACGCTGTCCTTCGTGATGGTCTCCTGGCGCTCGACGTCTACGGTCATGGTGCGCGTGTCGACCTTGCGCTGCCACTGCAGGAACGGGACGATCCAGTACAGTCCCGGCCCCTTGATGCCGGCGTAGCGTCCGAGGAAGAAGACGACGGAGCGCTCGTACTCGTTGCAGACGCGAAGACCCATGAGGAAGAACACGACCACGACCGCGAAGACGAGCAACCCGCCGCTGACCAGCAACCCCGTCATGACGACACTCCCCCTTCTCGACACCCGGCACGCTTCTCATCCAATCCCAGATCGAGCGGCGCGGCAAGCGTCAGTGCGCTCGACGACACCCGATCGACACCCGCGGCGGCGATGCCGGGGAGCCGCTCTAGCGTCACCCCGCCCGACGCCTCGGTGAGGACGGCGCGCCCCGCCGCAGCCTCGCGCACCGCGCTCACGGCGGCAGCGAGCGTGGCATCGTCCATGTTGTCCAGGAGCACGACATCGGCCCCGGCGCGCGCGGCCTCGAGCGCCTGCTCCACTGTGTCGGCCTCGACCTCGAGCACGAGGTCCGGGTGGGCGGCGCGAGCGGCGCTCACCGCGGCCGCGACGCCTCCGGCGCAGCGGACGTGGTTGTCCTTCACGAGGAGCGCGTCCCACAGTCCGAGGCGGTGGTTGTGCGCCCCGCCGACGCGCGCGGCGTACTTGGAGAGCGCCCGTAGGCCGGGCCATGTCTTGCGCGTGTCGTAGACGGCGAGCGACGGTCCCGCCGCCGCTTGCCAGGCACGCGCCTGCGTCGCGATCCCGCAAAGCGTCATGAGCAGATCGAGCGCCGAACGCTCGGCGGCGAGAACAAGGCGCGCGGAGCCCGAGACTTCGAGGACGGCGTCCCCCGCCGAGACGTCTGAGCCCTCGGCGACCAGCGGGAAGACGTCGACGTCGTCCGGCCTTCCCACGGCCTCGGCGAACATCTCGAACGCGCGGGCGGCCACGGGAAGCCCGCACGCGACGCCGGTTTCGCGTGCTCGCACCAAGCCGGAGAACGTCGACGCATCGAGGAGCACCGCGCCTGTCGCGTCGCGGGCGACGAGGCCGGGCTCGCCTTCCCCGCGCGCCGCGGCGAGCAATCGCGACGCCGGCACGCCGAGGTCCTCCGCGAGGGTCGCGGCGACGATGTCGTCGATGGGAGGCAGGTCGAAGCGGTCCACGGTCACCCCACCTCGGCCGGCACGAGGACGGGCTCCCCGCCTCGACGCCACACGACGTGCGAGCGCCACCGCGCATCGTCGCGTTCGGGGAAGTCGGCCCGCCAATGGGTGCCGCGACTCTCGGCACGGAACAGAGCGGCATCCGCGACGAGCGTCGCGACGGTGACGAGGTCGGCAGCCTCCAACGAAGCGGCGTCAGCTTCCGGAGCGACGAGCGCGGACCCCGTCGCCGCGAGCCGCGACGACGCCTCGGTGAGGCCTTCCGCCGTGCGCGTCATGGCGACGAGCGAGGCCATCGTCGACTGCACGTCGGCGCGGGCCTCGCCCGGAGACATCGCACCTCCCGCCGGAGCCGGGCCCTCAGGGAGCGCGAGACGACCGCCGCCGACGGGCGAGGCGTCCGTCTCGAGAGCGCGGACGATCCGTCTCGAGAGCACGAGTCCTTCGAGCAGCGAGTTGCTCGCGAGGCGGTTCGCCCCGTGCAGGCCCGACGCGGCGACCTCTCCCGAAGCGTACAGACCGGGCAGCGAGGTGCGTCCGTCGAGGTCGACGCGCACGCCTCCGATGAGGTAGTGCGCGGCCGGGGCGACCGGCACGAGGTCCCGCGAGAGGTCGTACCCCGCCTTCGCGCACGCGCCCCAGACGGTCGGGAAGTGGCTGCGCAGGTGGTCGGCTTTCAGATGACGCGCGTCGAGCCAGACGTTCGGCCGGCCGCAGCGCGCCATCACCCGCTCCATGGCGCGGCATACCACGTCGCGCGGCGCGAGCTCCGCGAGCGGGTGCACGTCGGGCATGAAGCGCCGCTCTTCGCAGTCGAGCAGGTATGCCCCCTCGCCGCGCAGCGCCTCGGTGATCAGGCACCGCGGGCTCGCGTCGCTGTCGAGCGCGGTCGGGTGGAACTGCACGAACTCGAGGTCGGAGACCTCGGCGCCCACCCTCCACGCCGCGGCGACGCCGTCCCCCGTCGCGACGCTCGGGTTCGTCGTCACGCGGTACGCCTGCCCGCAGCCGCCGGTCGCGAGCACGACGGCGTCGGCCTCGAAGACCTCGAGCGCACCCGTGCGCTCGTCGAGGACGAGTGCGCCCCGGCAACGGCCACCGGAGAGGAGCAGGTCCACGAGGAACCTCTCCTCCATGAGGTCGATGCCGGGCGTACTTCGCACGACCGATGAGAGGATGTCCTGCACCTGGGCCCCGGTGGCGTCGCCGGAGTGGAGCACTCGCGGGAGGCTGTGTCCGCCCTCGCGAGCGAGCGCGACCCGGCCGTCGTCGAGGCGGTCGAACCGCATGCCGTACGCCTCGAGCTCGCGCAGCGCCTCGCCGGCCTCGCTGACGACGGCCCTCACGACCGACTCGTCGCACAGGCCCTGTCCGACGACGAGCGTGTCGGCCAGGTGCAGCTCGACGGAGTCGGCCTCGCCCACCGCGCCGGCGATGCCTCCCTGCGCGTACCACGTGTTCGTCTCTGCGAGCTTGCCCTTGGTGACGAGGGCGACGGAGCGGTCTCCGGCCGCGTGGAGCGCGGCGGTGAGGCCGGCGATGCCGGAACCGACCACGAGCACCTCGCAGCGGTGTCGCGGGAGCGAGGCGAGGTCGGCGTCGAGCAGGCGCGCCCATCCCAGCGTGGCGGACGTCTCGGTGCGCGCTCCCGTCATCAGCCGATCGCCACCATGCGCTGCACGGCCCGCGCCGCAGAGACGCGCACGTCCTCGGGTACCTCGATCCTCGGCTCGAGCCGCGCGAGCGCGTCGCGCACCTTCTCGAGCGTGGTCAACTTCATGTTCGGGCAGAGCATGCGCGAGGCGAGATGGTGGAAGGTCTTGCCCGGCGCGGCGCGGCGCAGACCGTGGAGAAGTCCCTCCTCGGTCACCACGATGAACTCCGTGGCGTCCGAGGAGGCCGCGAACGCGAGCATCTGGCTCGTCGAGAGGACGGCGTCGGCCAGGTCGACGACCCCGGGCCGGCACTCCGGGTGCGCGAGTACGACCGCATCCGGATGCTCTTCCCTCGCCCGCGAGACCTCCTCCGCCGTCACTCGGTCGTGCGTCGGGCAGAACCCGTCCCACGCAACGATCTCGACGTCGGGAAGACCGCGCGCGACCCAGCCGGCGAGGTTGCGGTCGGGCGCGAACAGCACCTTGGGCACGCCCAGCGAGCGCACCACCTGCGCGGCGTTCGCCGAGGTGCAGCAGACGTCCGAGAGGGCCTTCACCGCGGCCGAGGAGTTCACGTACGTCACGACCGGCACGCCCGGGTACGACGCCTTCCATGCCGTCAGCTGGTCTGCCGACAGCATGTCGGCCATCGGGCACCCGGCGAGCATCTCGGGCAGGACGACTACGCGGTCCGGGGCGAGGATCTTCGCGGTCTCGGCCATGAAGTGCACGCCGGCGAAGACGATCGCGCTGGAGGCCGTGGCGGAGGCGAGGCGCGATAGCCCGAGCGAGTCTCCCACGAAGTCCGCCGCGTCCTGCACCTCGGCCCTCTGGTAGTTGTGGGCGAGGACCACCGCGTCGCGCTCGGCCGCGAGCGCACGGACCTCGGCGTGCAGCGCCTCGATGGAGTCGGGGCCGCTCACGAGGGGCGCCCCGGCAGGACCTCGATGTTGTCGATGAGACGCGCCGGCCCCACGCGCGCGGCCACGAGCGCCCGGGCCGGGCACTCGAGCGTCTCGATCGGCGCGAGCGAGCCGGGATCGACGACCGCCGCGTAGTCCAGCGCCGCAAGCGGCTCCGCAGCGACGGTCGCGGCGAGGACCGTAGCCAGCGCGGCGCCGGAGCGCTCGCCCGAGGCGGCAAGATCCGCGACGGCGCGGAGCCCGCGATGGAGGACGGTGGCCGCATCCCGTGCCGGCCCGTCGAGGTACGCGTTGCGGCTCGACATCGCGAGCCCGTCCGGCTCGCGCACGGTGGGACATCCCACGACGCGCACCGGCAGATCGAGATCGCGCACGATGTGGTCGATGATCACGAGCTGCTGGAAGTCCTTCTCCCCGAAGAAGGCGACGTCGGGGGCGACCATGCTCAGCAGCTTGATCACGACCGTGGCGACACCGACGAAATGGCCCGGTCTGCTCGCACCCTCCAACACCGTGCCGAGCACACCGGGATCCACCGTCGTCGAGGAGCCGACAGGATACATCGACTCCACGCCCGGCGCGAAGAGAGCGAAGGCGCCCTCGGTCGCGAGCAGCTCCGCGTCGCACTCCAGATCGCGCGGGTAGGCGGCGAGGTCCTCGCCGGGGCCGAACTGCGCCGGGTTCACGAACACCGAGACGAACACCGCGTCGGTCCGTGCCCGCGCCGCGCGCACGAGCGAGAGGTGCCCCTCGTGCAGGGCGCCCATCGTCGGGACGAGCGCTATCGTCCCTCCATCGCGCCTCACCCGGCCGACGGCCTCGCGCACCGCCTCGGGAGTGCCCGGGCGCTCCACCCTCACTCGCCCCCGTCGCGCGACCCGCTGAGCGCGTCGACGACCGCCGGGTCCGCGTGATGGTAGTTGGCCTCGCCGGGGAAAGCGCCTTCTCGCACCGCGTCCGCGTAGGCGGCGATCCCCGCCCGTACGGCCTCGCCCACCTCGGCGAAGCGCGTCGCGTGACGCGGCGTCCGTACTCCGAGGCCGAGGATGTCGTGGAAGACCTGGACCTGCCCGTCGCAGCCCGGACCGGCGCCGATGCCGATCGTCGGCACGTCGAGCGAGCGGCTCACGAGAGCCGCGACCTCGCCCGGGACGAGTTCGAGGACGATCGCGCAAGCCCCGGCGTCCTGAAGCGCGAGACAGTCGTCGCGCAGCGCGATCGCGGTGTCGGCGCCCTTCGCCTGGAGCCGGTATCCTCCGAGCGCGTTGACCGACTGCGGCGTGAGGCCGACGTGACCGACGACCGGGATGCCCGCCGTCACGAGGCGCGCCACGGTCGGAGCGACGGGACGCCCGCCCTCGACCTTCACCACCGCGGCGCCTCCCTCGGCGAGCAGGCGCCCCGCGTTGCGCAGGGCGTCCTCCGGGCTCACCTGGAACGAGAGGAAGGGCATGTCGGCCACGACGAGCGCACGAGAAGCCCCGCGAACGACCGCGGCCGTATGACGCACCATGTCGTCCATCGTCACGGGCAGCGTCGAATCGAATCCGAGCACCGTCATGCCGAGCGAGTCTCCGACGAGGATGACGTCGACACCCGCCTCCTCGGCAAGACGCGCGCTCGGTGCATCGTAGGCGGTCACCATCACGATGCGCGAGCCGGAGGCCTTCATCGATCTCAGAGTGGCGACGGTGACGGGACTGGGGCCCGTCTCAGGGGTGGCGCTCATGGCGTCTCCTTCCCGGTCACACCGTCCCGGCACCGGCCATCCGGGGTCCGGGCGGTCCCAGCGGGTCGAGCATCGAGTATATCATCGCTGGTGGAGACTGGCCTCAGGCCTCGCGAGAGGCGCGCTCGAGCACGAGACGCGCGGCCTGGGTGCGGCTCGCGGGCACCATGAGCCGCACGGGCTGCGTGATCCCGTACGCCGCGACGCCCGGGCTCGCGAACAGCGGCGGCGGGTCCAGAAGCGCCGGGATGCCCGCCGCGCGGAGCAGGCCCGCCTGGACGACGAGCGCGAACGCCCCACTCGCACCCAGCATCCCTCCCTGGAGCGCCTGCTCGAGGATCTCCCAGGCCTCGCCCGGAGCGGCCTCCGGTCCGGGCATGTCCCTCACGAGCGCAGGCGTGCGGTCCTCGAAACCCGGTACGGGACCGAGCACCGCGACGATGCGCCCTTCCACGGCCGCCTCGCGACCCGGTCGCGTCCCGTCGGGAAGACGCACGTCCGGCTCGACATCGAGCAGCGGCGTCACGACGAAGTCCCGCTCGAGCAGACGCGGGTGAGGCAGGACGAGGTCGGGCGTGTCGATCTCCTCTCCTCCGTGGAGCAGGAGATCGAGATCGATGACGCGCGGGCCGTATCGCTCGCCGCGCACCCGACCCAGCGACGCCTCGATGTCGAGGAGCGAGCCGAGCAGCTGCTCCGGCGTGAGCCGAGTGCCGATCCGCGCCACGGCGTTGGCGAACTGCGGCTGCCCCGTCAGGCCCCAGGGCTCGGACTCGTAGACCAGCGACACGGCGTCGACGGTCGTGCGCGACAGCGCGTCGATCGCTCTCAGCGCCGCGGCGATCATCTCGAGCCGGTCTCCCACGTTTCCGCCGAGAGCGACGAACGCGTCCGTCATCACGTCACCGTGCCGTGCTCGATCGCGTCCACCATGCGCACGACCTTGACGGTCGCGGACACGTCGTGGACGCGTACCGCCGACGCGCCGCGCGAGACGGCGTACGCGGCGACCGCGAGACTGCCTTCGAGACGCTCGGTCGCCTCGCCGCCGAGCACGGCTCCGACGAAGCGCTTGCGCGAAGCTCCCACGATGATGGGCAGACCGATGCCGACGAGTCGCGGGAGCCGC
Protein-coding sequences here:
- the folK gene encoding 2-amino-4-hydroxy-6-hydroxymethyldihydropteridine diphosphokinase, with the translated sequence MTDAFVALGGNVGDRLEMIAAALRAIDALSRTTVDAVSLVYESEPWGLTGQPQFANAVARIGTRLTPEQLLGSLLDIEASLGRVRGERYGPRVIDLDLLLHGGEEIDTPDLVLPHPRLLERDFVVTPLLDVEPDVRLPDGTRPGREAAVEGRIVAVLGPVPGFEDRTPALVRDMPGPEAAPGEAWEILEQALQGGMLGASGAFALVVQAGLLRAAGIPALLDPPPLFASPGVAAYGITQPVRLMVPASRTQAARLVLERASREA
- the nadC gene encoding carboxylating nicotinate-nucleotide diphosphorylase produces the protein MDRFDLPPIDDIVAATLAEDLGVPASRLLAAARGEGEPGLVARDATGAVLLDASTFSGLVRARETGVACGLPVAARAFEMFAEAVGRPDDVDVFPLVAEGSDVSAGDAVLEVSGSARLVLAAERSALDLLMTLCGIATQARAWQAAAGPSLAVYDTRKTWPGLRALSKYAARVGGAHNHRLGLWDALLVKDNHVRCAGGVAAAVSAARAAHPDLVLEVEADTVEQALEAARAGADVVLLDNMDDATLAAAVSAVREAAAGRAVLTEASGGVTLERLPGIAAAGVDRVSSSALTLAAPLDLGLDEKRAGCREGGVSS
- the panC gene encoding pantoate--beta-alanine ligase, with the translated sequence MRVERPGTPEAVREAVGRVRRDGGTIALVPTMGALHEGHLSLVRAARARTDAVFVSVFVNPAQFGPGEDLAAYPRDLECDAELLATEGAFALFAPGVESMYPVGSSTTVDPGVLGTVLEGASRPGHFVGVATVVIKLLSMVAPDVAFFGEKDFQQLVIIDHIVRDLDLPVRVVGCPTVREPDGLAMSSRNAYLDGPARDAATVLHRGLRAVADLAASGERSGAALATVLAATVAAEPLAALDYAAVVDPGSLAPIETLECPARALVAARVGPARLIDNIEVLPGRPS
- a CDS encoding biotin--[acetyl-CoA-carboxylase] ligase, encoding MSATDAARSRRRAVLEALREAGAAGVSGEALARALGVSRAAVAKHVAALVAAGYGIAASPGSGYTLVSAPDLPLPDEVASLLRSAIWSRLEGGMVTESTNDDCKALARAGAPEGTAVLAAEQTAGRGRLGREWSSPPGGVYVSALLRPPMPAAAVSALSPATALGIARGLRALGADVGVKWPNDVMLGGDKVAGVLLEMSAEADRVEWVVAGCGVDVHPPAERFPGAAYLVDALPEVRLAEVAAAVLDGLARAYVEMLAGGFGALVPEYRRFDALAGTSVEVRDGTGAIVTAGKADGVDDAGRLLVLTPDGTARVSSGEVTLRR
- a CDS encoding DedA family protein → MTTPLTGVVAVDWALGLLGAYGPPIVLIVAVLENIFIVGSFTPGEIVVMAAAFMAAQGDGRFAALAGVWAAAVTGSVIGSNLSYQLGRAGGRDALLRYGHRFHVSERRIRSAEEYFYRYGSKTVLLARFAAGVKNFVPMIAGVSKMGVYWFELWTVLGAVLYTSVMCAIGFLAGRNFDVALRAVSRMGIAGLVLVAALVGLAVFGRRRVVVRQGAATVALGISDEELLERIEDEVHGERD
- a CDS encoding slipin family protein translates to MTGLLVSGGLLVFAVVVVFFLMGLRVCNEYERSVVFFLGRYAGIKGPGLYWIVPFLQWQRKVDTRTMTVDVERQETITKDSVTIKVNAVLWFSIFDPEKAILSVNNYYTATYQVALTSLRNIIGQHVLDEVLKERDKINVALQEIVDKATDPWGIKVEMVEMKDVEIPESMQRAMAQEAQAMREKRARIIKAEAEQESSVKLAQASRMIAENPMALELRRMQMITEVGAEQNTTTIVVLPSDFVSAAEAFASRFGAKPKE
- the nadB gene encoding L-aspartate oxidase; its protein translation is MTGARTETSATLGWARLLDADLASLPRHRCEVLVVGSGIAGLTAALHAAGDRSVALVTKGKLAETNTWYAQGGIAGAVGEADSVELHLADTLVVGQGLCDESVVRAVVSEAGEALRELEAYGMRFDRLDDGRVALAREGGHSLPRVLHSGDATGAQVQDILSSVVRSTPGIDLMEERFLVDLLLSGGRCRGALVLDERTGALEVFEADAVVLATGGCGQAYRVTTNPSVATGDGVAAAWRVGAEVSDLEFVQFHPTALDSDASPRCLITEALRGEGAYLLDCEERRFMPDVHPLAELAPRDVVCRAMERVMARCGRPNVWLDARHLKADHLRSHFPTVWGACAKAGYDLSRDLVPVAPAAHYLIGGVRVDLDGRTSLPGLYASGEVAASGLHGANRLASNSLLEGLVLSRRIVRALETDASPVGGGRLALPEGPAPAGGAMSPGEARADVQSTMASLVAMTRTAEGLTEASSRLAATGSALVAPEADAASLEAADLVTVATLVADAALFRAESRGTHWRADFPERDDARWRSHVVWRRGGEPVLVPAEVG
- the nadA gene encoding quinolinate synthase NadA encodes the protein MSGPDSIEALHAEVRALAAERDAVVLAHNYQRAEVQDAADFVGDSLGLSRLASATASSAIVFAGVHFMAETAKILAPDRVVVLPEMLAGCPMADMLSADQLTAWKASYPGVPVVTYVNSSAAVKALSDVCCTSANAAQVVRSLGVPKVLFAPDRNLAGWVARGLPDVEIVAWDGFCPTHDRVTAEEVSRAREEHPDAVVLAHPECRPGVVDLADAVLSTSQMLAFAASSDATEFIVVTEEGLLHGLRRAAPGKTFHHLASRMLCPNMKLTTLEKVRDALARLEPRIEVPEDVRVSAARAVQRMVAIG
- the panB gene encoding 3-methyl-2-oxobutanoate hydroxymethyltransferase encodes the protein MSATPETGPSPVTVATLRSMKASGSRIVMVTAYDAPSARLAEEAGVDVILVGDSLGMTVLGFDSTLPVTMDDMVRHTAAVVRGASRALVVADMPFLSFQVSPEDALRNAGRLLAEGGAAVVKVEGGRPVAPTVARLVTAGIPVVGHVGLTPQSVNALGGYRLQAKGADTAIALRDDCLALQDAGACAIVLELVPGEVAALVSRSLDVPTIGIGAGPGCDGQVQVFHDILGLGVRTPRHATRFAEVGEAVRAGIAAYADAVREGAFPGEANYHHADPAVVDALSGSRDGGE